The DNA sequence CGACGATGCCCTCCGTCGACAAGGCCGCCTGCTTCTCTCGGCCTGAAGACGACGACGCCGCCCTCCGTCGACCTAGCTGCCAGTTTCTCTATGGCCACCTTCGAAGTCATCAACGTTCAATTATCTCCAGTCATCAGTTCGACTCGATTTCGTTTCCAGACCCTTATCTTCGATGCCGAGTTCGTTTCCAGTCCTTCATCTTCGACGCCGAGATCTTTTCCAGGCCCTATCTCTCTCCGCAACCGACCCGAACGCCCGATGTGGCTGACCCGAAATTACAGTGATCGGAGCCGGCGCTGGAGCTTCTTCAACCTCCAAGAGCGATCGACGACTTATAAAACGACCGACTCGTCGTCCAGACCTGAACGTCGACCGATGTATAGCCTTCAGACGCCGGAGTCGAAGCCATGGTGCCGCCGAAGATggtgattgggtgcccagagctttactgggtgcccaaatcagttttttttttttaattttgatggtctactggggggcagtagacacattattggcccccagtagactttgatacgcgGGACAgtgatcactatagtgtggtgttttgataagttacatgttgttttctgtgtattaaagtcaaattatctgtgaatcctacaaaaatgtgcattttttgtggtctattgggaggcagtagagacattggactttgtattgggaggcagtaatatgattactggagggcagtaatatgattacaaattgatcaattgttcatgtagtgtattcattttggtttttggagttcatacaattcactggacggcaataatatgatttttgggaggcaataatataattactgggggcagtaatatgattactggggggcagtaatatgattactggggggcaataatagccggattccggtcaccggtcgccggaacccggtcaccgttcgccagagtccggtcaccggtcgccggtcgccggagaccgcgccggccacttgtcaccggagcacaacaaggtggaggatgacttctctctctaagtgagaaagaaggagagggcaaaaaagtctcaaaaaaaaaaggaaaaagaattaattgggtaaatgggaaataatcccttagagtgttttgggtaaatgaggttaaaaaacagttggtggagcaagtgggcaatttttagcctaaaatcgggtaaatgatcatttccccattATATTAATAATGCTGAGAATTTACCTTCAATTTTTGTTAGTATCTATATAGGTGTTTCATAGCAGTGACAATAGTTATTTCCCCTCTATTTTATTTAGGATGCCATTTTGAGCGATTTCTATTACTAATTTCAAtgaattattctaaaaaaaacaaaaaatcctaaAAGGTTCCGCTAGGCCTGTAGTTTATTTTCAAAATGGCGAAAACTGCAACCGTTGCTTTGATCCGAGCCTAATATTTCTTGCATTCTTCGTGCCAGCTTACGTGAGTTACGTCGCTATCTTGGACTTGGAAGAAAGCTAAATGTGAAAGGCCAAGATGCTACGTGTACCCAACGGTGCCTACCTAAGTGGCAGAAAGCAAAGAGCAACTTGGCGAGGTATTGGGTGCTTTATCCACAAGGGTCATATGGCCTAGGTTAACCAATTAAAGCTTAACGAAGAATCGTAACGTGATACCACTTGTCAACGTTCATGGAACGTTGCTTTTGTGACTCTAGTTTATGATAAGTTTCTTGAATATTTTACAAAAGGAACATTAAGATGGAATATTTAACATGCACACAACACACATTATAATAAGCTATTATTTTGTGAAAGTGGCGGAATAAGATAATCTTTTTGTTAAATTAATGTTGCTTTGTCTTTTCAATAATTAGTCACAATATTTTATTAGAAACAGTAAGTGTAATTGTCTTAACTGAATTATATGATCTTATTGaaataaaaacatttataactacTCTACTGTAGCTGATAAATGGAGACTCTCTAAAATTACTCAATATCGCTAGCAATGGAATTGAGCTGCTAACTTGCTTAGaacttttttttccctccaaACACACGCACTCAACTTGCTTAGGCTAAAAGTGTTGTTCTAATATGTTTGTCTCGTTAATTTGTGAAATAAGCCAAGTCACATGAATAATATCATTTTCTTACTTTTAAGACACAAATTTTACATATGACATTTTAATATAATTTCTCACAATCAAAATCAccaaatattatttttatatttcatGCTTGGTACTTAAATTTTTAGTTCATTGAACTACATGAGGAGATGTTTaaatttttaagtttttaatgATTATTCTAATTCGACACTCTCATTATTTACTGCTTGGTCCAAATTAGTAGTCAAAGTATTTTTAACTCTAGAAGAATGGATTGACATTTTCAATCAACACAAGAAAAAAACACAATTCATTTCGCGGAATAAATGCGCAGTTTTCCTAAAATAGACCGCCAAAACAAGTAAATTATGGGTCTGTGTtaaaaagtaaatcaaattcGATGGTCACCGAGCTGGAAATTCCTGATTGGACAGTAGCCCTATTACACTGGTCCTGCATCACCCACCCCACAAAACCCTCcctccccccctctctctctctctctctcagtcgaCTACTTCTAGAAGCGGCACGCAGCCCTAGGTCTGCCTCCACACGCCTTCTTCCCCCTTTCGCTCTCCACACTCTCAGAAACGGTCATACTCTGTTTCTTCTCCATTCCTCTCCATACCTCCTCAATCATCAAAATCCTTATCCCCAAATCCCCTGCAACTTGATTTCGTCTatgaatgcgtgatcgtcgtcATGTATATAGCCACAGCCTCTTCCTCTGCCTCGGCTCTTCTCAGAGCTTCTAGGGCACggttcttctcctcctccactTCCACCTTGTCCAGAACCTTCTTGGCCGCGCCGCCCAAGCCTTCGTCGCATAGCTTCACCGCTCAGAGGCTTCTCAGCTCCTCGGCCGCCACTCGGTGGAGCCACGGCGTCCATTGGCGCGCTCCCTACACGCTTCGCTCTCAGATCAGAGCCATCGCTCCCGTCCTCGAACGCGTCCAGCGCAGGATCGCTACCATGGGTATACGCTCCACCTGATTATTCCTGATATCTTGGAGTTTCGATTTTGATTCGATTTGTTGTGTGTTTTGGAAATTtggattggttttttttttttttttggctctcGGACTGTGCTTACTAGTTGCGTAGACCGAGAAACTGaggaaatgaaatgaaaattcTAGTAAATTCGATCTAATTTTCGTATATGTATTCGTTTCGTAGTTACTGTTGTGAAATTGATTCGATTCTGGTACCTTATGATCTGAAATTTTCGAGATTATTTGTTGTGATTTTTAGCTTTGAATGATGTGATAGTTTGTATACTGATTGGTTTGTCTGTGTGGTTTCAGCTCCTGAGAGTCATCCATTCAAGGAGCATTTGACAGCTCTTCCCAAGCCAGGAGGCGGCGAGTATGGGAAGTTCTATAGCCTTACTTCACTGAAAGATCCGAGGATCGGTAATTTTCTTTGTGTACTTGTTGTTAGATTCTCTTTTTCTGTTCCTTGTtaattttgtattgatgataaCGTTTTGTGTTTGTGTGACAGATAAGTTACCGTACTCTATCAGAATCCTGCTTGAATCTGCTATTCGTAATTGTGACAACTTCCAAGTAAAGAAGGAAGatgttgagaaaattcttgacTGGGAAAATACTGCTCCAAAGCAAGTTGAAATTCCTTTCAAGCCTGCTCGTGTACTCTTGCAGGTACTTCACTCTACGTCATGGGTTGAATCACTCTTTGCATGGTCAACAGTTTGTTATAACAACTTACCAACTGTTATTGGTATTAGTATCTTATACCCTGATTTTGTTGCCAGGACTTTACAGGAGTGCCAGCTGTGGTTGACCTTGCTGTAATGCGTGATGCTATGAACAATCTTGGCAGTGATTCTAACAAGATCAATCCCTTGGTATGTGGAGTTCTTATTATGTGCATTCACAATTCATAGTACTGAAGTTACTTGTCTGTGGTTCGTTATCAGTGTTCTCAAATGTTAACTCAATCAACTTGTAAATGTAAATTTAGTATATTGTACCCTTTTTATGGATGTTGCATTTTCTTAGCACTTGTTCCACTCTTATGCAGGTTCCTGTTGATCTTGTTGTTGATCACTCCGTTCAAGTCGATGTTGCAAGATCAGAAAATGCAGTGCAGGCAAATATGGAGCTAGAATTCCAGAGAAACCGGGAGAGATTTGCTTTTCTTAAATGGGGTTCTACTGCTTTCCAAAATATGCTTGTTGTTCCACCTGGTTCTGGCATTGTTCATCAGGTAAAGTAGTTTGAAAGCAGTATATCGAGTTCAGATGGCTGGACTTATCACTTTACATTTCTATAATAACATAAGATATACTGAGCTATATAACATCTTGAATGCTGCTTATTTATACTACTATGTATCTGGGGTGGAGTTACTTGACATGTCTTAATTTCAGGTCAATCTTGAATATCTTGGACGGGTTGTTTTCAACACTAATGGCTTGCTGTACCCCGACAGTGTGGTTGGAACTGATTCCCATACAACCATGATTGATGGTTTGGGAGTAGCTGGCTGGGGAGTTGGGGGTATTGAAGCAGAAGCTACTATGCTTGGTCAGGTATGTCAAGTCCGAAATAATATACAAGCACATATTTGGTTTGAAAAAAGGGTTGCTTCTTGTGTCAGGCTTTTTCTTGATGCGTACTTGCATGCTAAAGCCAGCATGCTTGACACTCTTCTGAACTGTTACTAATTCTTTATGCCTTAAAACTGACAGCCTATGAGCATGGTGTTGCCTGGAGTTGTTGGGTTCAAGTTATCTGGAAAGTTGAACAATGGTGTTACTGCTACTGACTTGGTCTTGACTGTCACACAAATACTGAGGAAGCATGGAGTTGTGGGAAAATTTGTTGAGTTTTATGGTAATTTGATTCTCTCTAGGTGTACTTCAAGCAGTGATTGCTTTCCTTGTTAAAATGGCCATGTATGACGTGTAATTTTTGTATGTGCCTGTAGGGGGTGGTATGGGTGAACTGTCGTTAGCCGACAGGGCTACTATTGCCAATATGTCTCCTGAATATGGTGCAACCATGGGGTTCTTCCCAGTAGATCATGTTACTTTACAATATCTCAAATTGACTGGTAGAAGCGATGAAACTGTAAGTACTTTACCAAATAACAAGAGTTATGGCAATTAGCTTcccaattgttttctttactatTTCAGATAAGTGACCTCTTTATTGAATTATAGGTGGCAATGATTGAAGGTTATCTTCGGGCAAATAAATTGTTTGTTGACTATAATGAGGTAAGATCGTAATTGTTCTAACTCGTTAATAAATTGCTGAATTAACTTTTTCAATCTGATATGCATATGTTGACAAAATGTTCTGTTATGTCAGCCTGAATCAGAAAGAGTTTACTCATCTTACCTGGAATTGGACCTTTCACAAGTTGAGCCCTGTATTTCAGGACCAAAGAGGTGCTTTTTCTTTGGTGTAAATTTCTCTGGTTTCAtaaactttattttttattcacaTATAATTTGTATTTCTGGCAGACCTCATGATCGCGTGACCTTGAAAGATATGAAAGCTGACTGGCATGCCTGTCTTGATAACAAGGTTGGGTTCAAGGTGAGTTGTTAACCAATGCTCCCTgatcctttatttttttttgacgtTCTGACCCATGAATAATAGACATTGTTGACCTTAGGCTACTTAAGGATCCCATCTAACTCGTGATCTTCGTACAATTATAATTTTCCTGAACTTGCTATTGTCATTGCTGTTGTCACCCGGTATAGTCAACTGCTGCATTAATAGCTGCAACTTGCTCAGaaatagaaaatgaaaacaTTATATGCAAGTACCTCATCATTTCTGTTCTTGCGTTTAAAACTAATCTCCTGCCACTTATGACACTCATATCCTGCTTTTTGAACACCAATTTCCTTACATCTGAACCTTAGCAAGTATTGTTGCTGTTAGTCAATTTGCAGTGAAATTTTAGAGAGGCAGAGGTGTGGATTGAAGTGATTATGGAAATACTGTCTGTATGTCGAGTTTGTAGTGATATGGCATGTCAAATCATGGTTATAGGATTTTAGATATTCAGTGCACCCAGAAACTGGATAACTAGGTAGTTGAAACACTATTATTATTCAATCATTTGTCCACCATCATTTCTAAAATAAATTCTTATGATGTAGGGATTTGCTATACCAAAAGAGGTACAAGACAAAGAGGTGAAGTTTTCATTCCATGGGCAGCCAGCAGAGCTTAAGCATGGTAGTGTTGTCATTGCTGCAATCACAAGCTGCACCAATACATCAAACCCAAGTGTCATGCTTGGGGCTGCTCTTGTTGCAAAAAAGGCCTGTGAACTTGGTCTACGGGTAAGTCATCCATGCAGTTATCATCTAGCAtattccatctccatctcca is a window from the Rosa chinensis cultivar Old Blush chromosome 2, RchiOBHm-V2, whole genome shotgun sequence genome containing:
- the LOC112186109 gene encoding aconitate hydratase, cytoplasmic, with product MYIATASSSASALLRASRARFFSSSTSTLSRTFLAAPPKPSSHSFTAQRLLSSSAATRWSHGVHWRAPYTLRSQIRAIAPVLERVQRRIATMAPESHPFKEHLTALPKPGGGEYGKFYSLTSLKDPRIDKLPYSIRILLESAIRNCDNFQVKKEDVEKILDWENTAPKQVEIPFKPARVLLQDFTGVPAVVDLAVMRDAMNNLGSDSNKINPLVPVDLVVDHSVQVDVARSENAVQANMELEFQRNRERFAFLKWGSTAFQNMLVVPPGSGIVHQVNLEYLGRVVFNTNGLLYPDSVVGTDSHTTMIDGLGVAGWGVGGIEAEATMLGQPMSMVLPGVVGFKLSGKLNNGVTATDLVLTVTQILRKHGVVGKFVEFYGGGMGELSLADRATIANMSPEYGATMGFFPVDHVTLQYLKLTGRSDETVAMIEGYLRANKLFVDYNEPESERVYSSYLELDLSQVEPCISGPKRPHDRVTLKDMKADWHACLDNKVGFKGFAIPKEVQDKEVKFSFHGQPAELKHGSVVIAAITSCTNTSNPSVMLGAALVAKKACELGLRVKPWVKTSLAPGSGVVTKYLLQSGLQKYLNEQGFNIVGYGCTTCIGNSGDLDESVASVIADNDIVAAAVLSGNRNFEGRVHALTRANYLASPPLVVAYALAGTVDIDFDKEPIGTGKDGKSVYFRDIWPSSEEIAQVVQSSVLPEMFRSTYESITKGNPIWNQLSVPETKLYSWDPNSTYIHEPPYFKGMTMDPPGAHGVKDAYCLLNFGDSITTDHISPAGSIHKDSPAAKYLLERGVDRKDFNSYGSRRGNDEVMARGTFANIRLVNKLLNGEVGPKTVHIPSGEKLSVFDAATKYKSAGQDTIVLAGAEYGSGSSRDWAAKGPMLLGVKAVIAKSFERIHRSNLVGMGIIPLCFKAGEDADTLGLTGHERYTIDLPSNISEIKPGQDVTVTTDSGKSFVCTVRFDTEVELAYFNHGGILPYVIRNLSKQ